The nucleotide sequence CGGCCACGTTCACCAAGTACTTCGCCGACACCTGCGCGCGGCACGGATTCAGCCCGTCGTTCACCCATCAGGTGACTTCGCAGCAGGTGGCGCTGCTGGTGGTCAAGGCGGGCGCGATCGGGCTGTCACAACCGATCTGCGACCCGGGGAACCACGGCATCGTGCCCCGGCCGCTGCGCGGGGACGTGTTGCCGCGCAGGCACATTCTCGCGTGGAACAAGGAGACCTTCGTGGCGGGGCGGCGGGAGGAACTGCTCTCCGCCGTGGTCGAAGCGTACTGGGCCGAAGCGAGGACCGCGCCCGTCTACGCCGAGTACCTGGACAGAAACGCGTGACTGGACGGACCACACGCGTGTCGTCCGTCCAGTCACGGCCGCCGTTCTCCGACGGCCGGCTGCCGAGTGCAGCGGCCAAAAGACTCGTGAGTGGTAAGGACGGTTAGAACCGTCCTTACCACTCACGAGTCCCTACATCCCGGGAAAGAGGAGTTCGTCCGGTGGCCGCACCGTGCCGTCCAGCCAGGCCTGGTTGAACTCGCCGAGGTCGCGCTGCGTCATCGCGGAGACGTAGAGCTCGAAGTCGTGCCAGTTCTGGTTTCCCTGCGGATTGATCATCGGGAAGCCCGCCATGATCTGGAAGAACGCGTCGTCGCCGAGGTGACGGCGCAGCGCGTGCATCATCAGCACCGCCTTGGCCGTCGGCGCGAATTCGGCGCCCTTGCCGGGATCGGTGAGCTTGGGCGCCCAGAAGGCGGGGTCGTCGCGCACCTCGGCCACCATCTCCCGGTAGCGACGATCCAGGTCGGCACCGTTCTTGGTCTCGTCCCACAGCCAGACGGCGTACCGCGCGACGGACTCGGGCATCAGCGCGTCGCGCCACATCTTGCCGCTCACCCCGGCTCCCCACCATTGGTACGCGACGGCGTACACCAGATCGGCGATGGTGGCGGTGCGGCCGTACACCGGCCGGGTCTGCGCGCCGTGCGTGTAGCCGAGGGAGCGGTCGAGGAACAGCCCGCCCACCGCCGATTGCGGGTAGTCGCCGAACTTCCCGGTGAGGAACTCCAGGACCTCGGGCAGCCGCCCGCCGATCTGCCGTTTGTCCACGGCGCACGGGTGGTAGGCGTTGACCGCCGTCCGGCCACCGGGAAGAGCGATCCGCTCGACCTCCCAGCGTCCGATGCCGAGCATCGCCGTGCTCGGCGCGAGGGCGTTTTCCTCCGACCAGGTGACGGTGTGCCGTCCCGGCCCCGCGGGTACGTCGGAGACCTGGGAACCGTTGCCCAGTACGGAGAATTCGTTCAGGACGGTGACGGAGACGTGCAGGGCCGCCTTGTCGGCCTCGGTGTTGTTGACGGGGAACCAGGTCATCGCCGAACGCGGCTGCCCGGTGGCCACGGCGGAATCACCGTAGGCGGCGAGCCAGCCGACCCGGCCACGTGCGGTGGGGATCGGTTCCGGGCGGCCGTCGTAATCGACCACCACGGTGAACGGCCTGCCTTCGGCCACCGGGGTCCGCGGGGTGATCACCAGCTCGTGTTCACCCGCCCGCCGGAACGTGGCGGCCACCCCGTCGACGGTGACCGAGCGGACCGTGAGCCCGCGAAGGTCCAGGTCGAACCGGCTGAGGTCCTGGGTCGCCGTCGCGGTGATCGTCGCCCTGCCGCTCAGCAGCATCGAGTACGGCGCGTAGTGCAGTGCGAGCGAGTACTTTCCGACGTCGTAACCGCCGTTGCCGTCCTTCGGGTAGTAAGGATCGGGTCCGAGGACAGTCCCGTCGGGTGAAACGTGCACGTATCCGTCGCTGCCGGGTGCCGGCTGGGCCGCCGCGGAAGCCGGGCAGGCACCGATCATCGTCGTGGCGAGCAACGCGGTGCACAGTGGCTCCTGCCACCGAAGCCGCACGGTCATGAACGAGCCTTCTCTCTCGAGGGGAGGATGTCCGGCCATCGTGCGTACGTCCGTGCCGCGCGCGGCAGTGCCGGCCGGTCATGCCGCCGGGTTATCCCCGCCGATAACCCCTCGGCATACCCGGCAGGGACTATCGCGTGCCGCGAGGGGGAGGAGATCGTCGAGGCATGCTGCCCCTCCCGGCGCTGCTCGCGCTGACGACGACGGTCTTCCTCGGCTGCCTCACCGAAGTGCTGCCCGCCGGGTTGCTGCTGGGCATGTCCGAGGAGCTGGGCGTTTCCCCGTCGGCCACCGGACAGCTGGTGACGGTCTACGCGATCACCACGGCGCTCACCGCCGTTCCGCTCACCGGCGCGACCCTCCGGATACCGCGCAAACGCCTGTTACTGGCGCTGATCGCAGGCTTCCTGGTCACCAACCTGGTGATCGCCGTGTCCTCGTCGTACCCGGTCATCCTCGCGGCGCGGGTCGTGTCCGGGGCGCTGACCGGGGTGATGTGGTCCCTCGTGGCCGGTTACGCGATGCGTCTCGCCCCGCCAGGGCTCACCGGGCGGGCGCTGGCCGTGGCCATGTCCGGCACGCCGATCGGCTTCGCCCTGGGTGTGCCCGCCGGTACCGCGCTCGGCGAACTCGCCGACTGGCGCTGGGCGTTCGCCGCGATGGCGCTGATCACCGTGCCGTTGCTGGTCTGGGTGCTCGCCGCGGTGCCCGCCGTGCCCGCCGATCCGGCGGGACCCACCCGGCCGCTGGCCGCGGCACGGCTGCCGGGGATGCGTCCCGTACTCGCGACGGTGGCGCTGTTCTCGTTGGGGCACAACGTGGCCTACACCTACGTCGGACCGGTGCTCGCCGGGCTGGACGCGGAATCGCTGCTGGGTGCGGTGTTGCTGGTGTTCGGCTGCGCCGCGGTGGGCGGGATGGCCGCGGTCGGCTCCGCCCTCGACAGCCGTCCGCGCGCCGTGCTGCTGTCCTGCACCGCCGTCACCGCCGCCGCCGTCGTCCTGCTGGGGATCGGTGACGGTGTCCACGGTCTGGTGCTGGTGGCCGCCGGCCTGTGGGGCCTGGGGTTCGGTGGCGCGCCGACCGCCTTCCAGGCCGTCACCGCGTTGCTCGCGGGCCCCACGGCCGACGCCGCCCAGTCGCTCACGATCGCGGCCTGGAACGGCGCCGTCGCCGGGGGCGCGCTCCTCGGCGGCTTGCTGCTGCCGCTGGGAACGGGTCTGCTCCCTTGGTGTGCCGCCTTGGTGATCTTGTCGCCGCTGCTGTTCAGCCGGCGAGTCGTGCTTTCAGCGCCTGGAGATCGGTGCCGGACCCGACGATGAGCGGCCAGACGTCGGAGCCGAGGAAGCCGGTCTCGTCGGTCGCCGCGGTCGCGCCGCAGGCGTCGCGCTCCAGCCCGTGCCGTGCCGCCACCGCGGCGACCGCGTCCTTTGTGGACTGTCCGAAAAGGCCGTCGGTGGGGATGGCGAAACCGCGTGCCCGCAGGAGTTCCTGTGCCATCCGCACCCGCGGCCCGCTGTCGCCGGGTTTGAGCAGCGGCCACTCCGGCAGATCCGCCTTCGGCGACGAGGTCCCCAGCAGCTTGCCGACCTCGGTGCGCAGCTCCGGAAGCCGGTTGTACAGCACGGTGCCTGGGCATTCGGTGGAGTTGAAGTCGCGGTGTCCCTTGATGAACTCCGGCGAGATCCCGTACTGCGAAGCCATGTACGCGACCAGCTTCACCAGCGAGTCCCAGAGCGCGGGCGTGACGTCCTCCGTGCTGTAGAGGCCTTCGTTCTCGATCCCGATGCAGGTGCTGTTGTTGTTGCCCACGTTCGCGCCCAGCACGTGCCGGGTTCCGCCGCGCAGGATCTCCAGGCTGCGGTGCCGCCCTTCGGTGATATGCCCGCCGCGGCTGTTCGTGAACTGCTGCCCGGTGTCGATCCAGCCACGGGTGTCCATATGGAAATCCTGGATCGCACGTGACGCCCAGAAGGCGTGTTCGAGGCTGTAGTCGGTGACGTTCCCCGGTTCGACCGTGTGGTGCACGACGATGTACGTCGGCTTGTGGTTCTGCACCTCGATCGCGCCGTTCGGCGGCCGCGCGCTCCACGCGGCCGTGCCGTAGATCTTCGGTTCTGTCACCCCGGACGCCGCGTCGGCGGCGGAAATCGTTGCTGTCCCCAGTAGCCCGACGGCGCTTGCCGTCAGGCCGCCCTTGAGCGCGGTACGTCGGTCGAAGTCGGCCACGGGCGAAACTCCCATCATGCGCGTTGGCCGGAAAACTAACCCGCCATCGCGCCGATGACAACCATTGACCAACTTTTGTCGTAATGCGTTAGTGTTCGCCAGGGAGAGCGAACAGGCCGTCCCCGGTCTGTTCGAGCAACCCGTCCACCAGCAAGGAGTCGAGGCAGCGGTCGCGCTGCCCGGATTCGTGCCAGACGAGATCGAGCCGCGCCTTCTCGACCGGGCCTTCGCTGCCGCGCAGGACGTCGAGCAGCAACCCGCGCACCTGGCGGTCGGTGCCGGCGAACTTCTGGACCTGCTTCGCGGGACCGGCGTACGCGGGCCTTCCCGCGTGCTGCCACGCGCAATCGTCGTAGATCGGGCAGTCCGCGCAGCGCGGCGAACGCGCGGTGCAGACGAGCGCGCCGAGTTCCATCAGCGCGGCCGAGAGCTTCGCGGCGGGCGCGTCTTCCGGCGGCAGCAGGGCCTCGACGTCGGCCATGTCGCGGGTGTTCGACGGCGGCCCGGCGTCGCCGGCGCCGTGCACCGCCCTGGCCACCACGCGCCGGACGTTCGTGTCCACCACCGGTGCCCGCTTGCCGTAGGCGAAGGCGGCGACGGCGCGTGCGGTGTACGCGCCGATGCCGGGCAACGCGAGCAGGGTGTCCACATCGGACGGAACGACGTCGCCGTGTTCGGCGGCGATGACGGCCGCCGCGGCGTGCAGCCGCAACGCGCGCCGCGGGTAGCCGAGTTTGCCCCAGGCGCGCACGACCTCACCCTGCGACGACGCCGCCAGCGCCGACGGCACCGGCCAGCGCGCCATCCATTCGAGCCAGATCGGCTGCACGCGCGCGACCGGTGTCTGCTGCAACATGATCTCGCTGACGAGCACACCCCAGGCGGTGCATTCCGGCTCACGCCAAGGGAGGTCTCGCCCCACCTCGTCGAACCACTCGGTCAGCACATCCGCGTCGACGCCCACCGGGCCAGCTTAAAACCCTTATGCGACCTCGGTCAGGCGGCCCAGCTTCACGTCGTAGACGAACCCGCGCACGTTGTCGGTGTGCGGGAGGAAGTCACTGCGCCGGACGCGCTGCACCGACCGGCGCACGCTGTCCTCCACCTCCCGGAACGCCTCGACCGACCACGTCGGGCGGAGTCCGCTGGCGGCTTCGAGTTCGTCCTTGAAGTCGTCTTCGGTGACCATGGAGAGGCCGCAGTCGGTGTGCTGCACGATCAGCACCTCACGGGTGCCCAGTTTTCGCTGGCTGAGCGCGAGCGAGCGGATCATGTCGTCGGTGACGACCCCGCCCGCGTTCCGCAGGATGTGGGACTCGCCCTGGATCAGGCCGAAGATCTCGAACACCCGGATACGGGCGTCCATGCAGGTCAGAATCGCCACCTGGAGTGATGGCCTCGGAGACGAGCGGTCACCAGGAGTGACATCACCCAGCTCCTGGTTGCGCTTGAGCAGTACGTCGATTGAGGTCACACGTTCATTGGAACCGACACACCAGGGGAGAGCAACGCGAGCGGACGCAGATCACGGCCCGAACCAGCGTTCTTCGGCCGTTCGTGGCGGCGCCGAGGTGCGGCCGACCCGCAGTTCCGTGTGCAGGGTGATCACCTTCGGCCCGACCCGGTCGGCCGAGCTGAGCAGCAGCTTGCCCGCCGCCTTGCCCTTTTCGAGCACCGGCTGGTGGACCGTGGTGAGCCCGGAGCGCTCGGCCTCGGTGATGCCGTCGAACCCGGTGACCGTCAGATCCTGCGGGACGCGCAGGCCCCGGCGCTCCGCTTCGGCCAGCGCGCCGAGGGCGAGGATGTCCGAGGTGCAGATCACGGCGGTGACCTGCGGATACGCGTCGAGCAGCTGACGCGCGGCCGACGCGCCGTCGTCCACGGTGTGGTCGAAGCGCTCGACCACCGGCACCGTCGCCCAGTCGACCCCGGCCGCCGAGAACGCGGCGGCCAGCGCCTCCAGGCGGATGCGCTGGACGTGGAAATGCGCGGCGCTCTGCCGCTGGATGGAGACGAAGTCGTCGTTGCGCTCGCGGGCCAGCCGCATGCACAGCACGCCGATCTGGCGGTGGCCCAGCGAGATGAGGTGTTCGGCCATGGCGGTGACCGCGGCCGCGTCGTCCGGGCCGACCCGGTCGACCCCGTCCACCCGGGGCTGGTCGACGATCACCGTCGGCACCGGGCGTTCCAGCACCGCGCCGAGATGCGGGTCGTCGTCGGGCACCGAGTAGACGACGAAACCGTCGACGCCGGCGCGGTGCACGGCCGCGACGTCCTCCCTGCCCGGGCTCGCCGGGACCAGGTGCAGGCCGACGCCCGCGTCCTCGCAGGCCAGCGCGAGCCCTTCGAGCACGCCGACGGCGGCGGGGTCGCGAAAGGCGTAGGAGAGGTTCTCGGTGAGCAAAAGACCGACAGCGCCGGCCTTGCGCGTCCGCAGTGAACGGGCCACCGGGTCCGGGCCCGGGTAGCCAAGGCGGCGTGCGGTCTCGAGGACGCGACGGCGCAGCTCAGGGGACAACTGGTCCGGTCGGTTGTAGGCGTTCGAGACGGTGGTCCTCGACACACCGAGCTCTGCGGCCAACGACGCCAGTGTCGCCTGCCTCCTGGTGCGGATAGGACGGCCCATCCGCAAACCGTAACGGTTCAGAACGTTTTGCAGAAGCATCACCCGACGTGTGGCAGGTCTCGATTCAGAGTGACCCTGGGTACAGCTCGGACCTGGACCGAAGGCGTCGTCAGCCGGATGGGGTACAGTTGAATCTGACAACGGTTTCCATTACCCGGCATTGGGGACACCTGGCCAGGGCATCCGCAGGAGTGCAGTAAATGAATTCCCGCCGTACCAAGAGTGTTTTCGCGGCCGTGTCGGCCCTGGCCGTCCTCGCGCTCGGCGCGACGGCTTGCGCGTCGAGCGACAAGGCGTCGACGGGCTCCGGTTCGCAGAACGCGTCCGCCGCGAACCCGGGCGGCGGCGAGAAGATCAAGGTCGTCGCCTCGACCGACGTCTGGGGCAGCGTCGTGACCGCCGTCGGCGGGGACAAGGTCGAGGTCACCTCGATCATCCACGATCCCTCGGCCGACCCGCACTCCTACGAGACCACCGCGAGCGACGCGATCGCCGCGAAGAACGCGAAGCTGACGCTGTCCAACGGCGGCGGCTACGACGACTTCTTCTCCAAGCTCGCCGACCAGGCCACCGGCGCGCAGAAACTGGTCGCCGTCGACATCGCCGCGACCGGCAACGAGAACGAGCACGTCTGGTACAGCCTGCCCGGCGTCGAGAAGATCGCCGACCAGGTCGCCGCGAAGCTCGGCGAGATCCAGCCCGCCTCGAAGGACGCCTTCACCGCCAACGCGACCGCGTTCAAGGGCAAGACCCAGGAGCTCCTGAAGAAGGTCTCGGGCCTGGGCGGCTCGGGCGCGAAGGTCGTCGCGACCGAGCCCGTCGCGCACTACCTGCTCGACAGCGCGAAGGTCACCGACGCGACGCCGCCTGCCTTCGCCGAGGCCGTGGAAGCGGAGCAGGACGTGCCCGCCGCCGCGCTCAACGAGGTCAAGCAGCTGATCTCCGGCAAGCAGGTCAAGGCGCTGGTCAACAACGCGCAGACGACCACCCCGGTCACCCAGCAGGTCGTCGGCGACGCCAAGAACGCCGGCATCGCGGTCGTCGACGTCACCGAAACGCTGCCCCAGGGTGTGACCGACTACATTGCATGGATGACCAAGGAAGTGGACGCGCTGGCGGGAGCACTGAAGTAGTGACCTCCGTACCTGCCGGAGCTCGCCCCGCGGTCCGTGTCCGCGGGGCGAGCCTCGCGTTCGGCACCAGGACCCTCTGGTCCGGGCTCGACCTCGACGTCGAGCCCGGCGAGTTCCTCGCGATCCTGGGGCCGAACGGCTCCGGGAAGAGCAGCCTGCTCAAGGTGCTGCTCGGCCAGCAGGGGCTGCCCGAGGGCACGGTCGAGATCGCGGGGCGGCGCCCCGGCGGGACGAACCGGCGGATCGGCTACATCCCGCAGCAGCGCGCCCTCGACGAGGGCCTGACGATGCGCGGGGTGGACCTGGTCGGCCTCGGTCTGGACGGGCACCGGTGGGGCACCGGGCTCTTCGGGATCTCGAAGCGGCGTCAGCTGGTGTCGCGGGCGATCGAGTCCGTCGGCGCGCAGGCGTACGCGAAGCAGCCGGTGGGGCGGCTTTCCGGTGGCGAGCAGCAACGGCTCCGCGTCGCGCAATCCCTGGTCGGCGAC is from Amycolatopsis lurida and encodes:
- a CDS encoding MFS transporter, translated to MLPLPALLALTTTVFLGCLTEVLPAGLLLGMSEELGVSPSATGQLVTVYAITTALTAVPLTGATLRIPRKRLLLALIAGFLVTNLVIAVSSSYPVILAARVVSGALTGVMWSLVAGYAMRLAPPGLTGRALAVAMSGTPIGFALGVPAGTALGELADWRWAFAAMALITVPLLVWVLAAVPAVPADPAGPTRPLAAARLPGMRPVLATVALFSLGHNVAYTYVGPVLAGLDAESLLGAVLLVFGCAAVGGMAAVGSALDSRPRAVLLSCTAVTAAAVVLLGIGDGVHGLVLVAAGLWGLGFGGAPTAFQAVTALLAGPTADAAQSLTIAAWNGAVAGGALLGGLLLPLGTGLLPWCAALVILSPLLFSRRVVLSAPGDRCRTRR
- a CDS encoding metal ABC transporter ATP-binding protein, whose amino-acid sequence is MTSVPAGARPAVRVRGASLAFGTRTLWSGLDLDVEPGEFLAILGPNGSGKSSLLKVLLGQQGLPEGTVEIAGRRPGGTNRRIGYIPQQRALDEGLTMRGVDLVGLGLDGHRWGTGLFGISKRRQLVSRAIESVGAQAYAKQPVGRLSGGEQQRLRVAQSLVGDPEVLLCDEPLLSLDLAHQRAVSELIDERRRSAGTAVLFVTHEINPILSYVDRVLYLVNGQFRVGKPDEVMNSETLSELYGTRIEVLKVGGQIHVAGAQSALCEDEPHHIDEQAC
- a CDS encoding beta-class carbonic anhydrase, with product MTSIDVLLKRNQELGDVTPGDRSSPRPSLQVAILTCMDARIRVFEIFGLIQGESHILRNAGGVVTDDMIRSLALSQRKLGTREVLIVQHTDCGLSMVTEDDFKDELEAASGLRPTWSVEAFREVEDSVRRSVQRVRRSDFLPHTDNVRGFVYDVKLGRLTEVA
- a CDS encoding LacI family DNA-binding transcriptional regulator is translated as MGRPIRTRRQATLASLAAELGVSRTTVSNAYNRPDQLSPELRRRVLETARRLGYPGPDPVARSLRTRKAGAVGLLLTENLSYAFRDPAAVGVLEGLALACEDAGVGLHLVPASPGREDVAAVHRAGVDGFVVYSVPDDDPHLGAVLERPVPTVIVDQPRVDGVDRVGPDDAAAVTAMAEHLISLGHRQIGVLCMRLARERNDDFVSIQRQSAAHFHVQRIRLEALAAAFSAAGVDWATVPVVERFDHTVDDGASAARQLLDAYPQVTAVICTSDILALGALAEAERRGLRVPQDLTVTGFDGITEAERSGLTTVHQPVLEKGKAAGKLLLSSADRVGPKVITLHTELRVGRTSAPPRTAEERWFGP
- a CDS encoding A/G-specific adenine glycosylase; translation: MGVDADVLTEWFDEVGRDLPWREPECTAWGVLVSEIMLQQTPVARVQPIWLEWMARWPVPSALAASSQGEVVRAWGKLGYPRRALRLHAAAAVIAAEHGDVVPSDVDTLLALPGIGAYTARAVAAFAYGKRAPVVDTNVRRVVARAVHGAGDAGPPSNTRDMADVEALLPPEDAPAAKLSAALMELGALVCTARSPRCADCPIYDDCAWQHAGRPAYAGPAKQVQKFAGTDRQVRGLLLDVLRGSEGPVEKARLDLVWHESGQRDRCLDSLLVDGLLEQTGDGLFALPGEH
- a CDS encoding metal ABC transporter solute-binding protein, Zn/Mn family yields the protein MNSRRTKSVFAAVSALAVLALGATACASSDKASTGSGSQNASAANPGGGEKIKVVASTDVWGSVVTAVGGDKVEVTSIIHDPSADPHSYETTASDAIAAKNAKLTLSNGGGYDDFFSKLADQATGAQKLVAVDIAATGNENEHVWYSLPGVEKIADQVAAKLGEIQPASKDAFTANATAFKGKTQELLKKVSGLGGSGAKVVATEPVAHYLLDSAKVTDATPPAFAEAVEAEQDVPAAALNEVKQLISGKQVKALVNNAQTTTPVTQQVVGDAKNAGIAVVDVTETLPQGVTDYIAWMTKEVDALAGALK
- a CDS encoding peptidoglycan recognition protein family protein, giving the protein MADFDRRTALKGGLTASAVGLLGTATISAADAASGVTEPKIYGTAAWSARPPNGAIEVQNHKPTYIVVHHTVEPGNVTDYSLEHAFWASRAIQDFHMDTRGWIDTGQQFTNSRGGHITEGRHRSLEILRGGTRHVLGANVGNNNSTCIGIENEGLYSTEDVTPALWDSLVKLVAYMASQYGISPEFIKGHRDFNSTECPGTVLYNRLPELRTEVGKLLGTSSPKADLPEWPLLKPGDSGPRVRMAQELLRARGFAIPTDGLFGQSTKDAVAAVAARHGLERDACGATAATDETGFLGSDVWPLIVGSGTDLQALKARLAG
- a CDS encoding M1 family metallopeptidase, producing the protein MTVRLRWQEPLCTALLATTMIGACPASAAAQPAPGSDGYVHVSPDGTVLGPDPYYPKDGNGGYDVGKYSLALHYAPYSMLLSGRATITATATQDLSRFDLDLRGLTVRSVTVDGVAATFRRAGEHELVITPRTPVAEGRPFTVVVDYDGRPEPIPTARGRVGWLAAYGDSAVATGQPRSAMTWFPVNNTEADKAALHVSVTVLNEFSVLGNGSQVSDVPAGPGRHTVTWSEENALAPSTAMLGIGRWEVERIALPGGRTAVNAYHPCAVDKRQIGGRLPEVLEFLTGKFGDYPQSAVGGLFLDRSLGYTHGAQTRPVYGRTATIADLVYAVAYQWWGAGVSGKMWRDALMPESVARYAVWLWDETKNGADLDRRYREMVAEVRDDPAFWAPKLTDPGKGAEFAPTAKAVLMMHALRRHLGDDAFFQIMAGFPMINPQGNQNWHDFELYVSAMTQRDLGEFNQAWLDGTVRPPDELLFPGM